CGCATTTTTGAGGAAAATCAGTTCTGCATCGTCTCCCAAACTGATCACTCTTGCCCGCTTAAAACCAAAATGCCGCGCATAAAATGATTCAAACTTTGGAAGGTTCTTAACGGTTAGTGCCAAATGAAAAAATGTAGCGTCCATAGTAGTAGGGGTTAATCTGATGACAGGGTCTCAATGATTTTTTTCGCAAACAAATGCGCATGACCACCCGACCGTCCTGTGATCAGGTCGCCATCCACCACCACATCTTCATTCACATAAATCGCCCCGTATGCCTTGGCGTCGCCGATCAGGTTGTTGTGGCAAACCAATCTGCGTCCCCGGACCAGTTCCGTGGCAGGCGCCGTCAACCACAATCCGTGGCAAATGATGCCTTTCAAAATACCTGGCTCTGCGAAAACGCGTTTCAAAAACTCAGTCGCCGGCGGAATTTTCTCAACATCCTCCGTATAGCGAAGCCGGTCAGAAACCATCCCCGACGGAACAATGATCGCATCATAGCTTCTCAGTTCCTCGTCGCTCATGTTTTCAAAAGTCTCCCAGCAATCCATCGGCGCACGGTGCTCATGCCCGAGAAACGTAAGTTTATCCTGCCCCCAAAGCCGGCTTAGAAAGTGGATTTCAGCCCCTTCTTCGGGAAAGCGGAATTTGTAATAGAAGATTTCATTTTCAAAATAATCGGCTTCAAACAAAACGCCGATCTTCTTTCCCGCGAGTTTCATGGTAACTGAGTTTAGCTAATTGATAGATTGTTTATGCCAGGGAACCGTCAGGATGCTGAACCATACCGGCGAAGTGAATAGCGATCCGGCCGTTTTCCAGAACCCAGCTGTCTGCGAAGCGCATTTCGCTTTTTTCCCCTCCTACTGTCATCGTGATCTGTTCGGTGATCATCAGTGTTTCCGGATTTTCAGTTTCAGCCCAGAAAATGATCTCGGTTTCAAGCCCGTCAATGCCCAGAATTCCCTGCATATGCTCATTCACCTGCTCGCGGCCTTTGTAGATCACGGGCGATTTGGAAAAACTACTGATCAACGTGGCGTCGTCAGTATATTGGTCCAGAAGAGCCTCAATGTTCTTGTCCAGAATGTGCTGGATATGCTCTTTATACATTTTACCAAGCTTGGTATCGGGTACATTTTTCATAATATTGAAAGAGATAAAGGGGATTGACGGAATGTTTTTTAAAGTGTGGCTGAACCTTCGTGATATTCCAGGCCGTCCACGATATATTTGGTAATGATCACTTTACCAGCATCATTCAGCTTCACCTCCCAGGTCTGGAAAGCATCGCATTTGATACGTTTGCTGAATGGCTCTGGCGCGTTCCACACGCTGGCTTCCCATTGTACCACCACTTTCGAAGTCGCAGTATCACCATTGATCTGGGACTCCACACTTTTAACCGTGTGAACTTCGTCGAAAAAGATGCGGATAACACGCTGAAACCAGCCTTCAAATCCGGCGTGGCCATAAATGGTCACTTCCGGGAAAACCATTTCAAGTTCAGCGTCGGCCAGCAGCGGCAACACTTCCACCATCGGAACGTGGACGTCCAGTTTCTTGTACCAATCTTCGGCTAATGATCGTATCGCTTCCTGTGTTAACATGGTATGTTTTGAGTTAAGTGTTTAGAATTAGTCAGTTAAAAACCAACTAGTTATTTCGATTATCTTCCAAAATCATGTCTGCCGCCTTCTCGCCGATCATGAAGCAGGCAGCGACGGTATTACCACTTGTAACGGTGGGCATAACCGAAGCATCAGCGACACGCAGCTTTTGAATTCCGTGGACCCTGAGCCTCGGATCCACCACTGCGTCAGGATCTTGACCTATGCGGCATGTGCCAGCCGGGTGCCAGATCGTCGTGCTTTGGTTACGGATAAAGGTTGAAATATCCGCTCCTTGTCCCGGTACCATTTCCCCACCATTCAATTCAAGGAATTTCGGCGTGTTTGCCAGTTCCCTGACCAGTTCCACAGCTTTGGATAGCACGCGGATATCTGCTTCGCTGTTCAAATAATTGGGATTGACCAATGGGGCGTCAAGCGGGTTTTTAGACCTTAATGATACTTCTCCCCTGCTTTCCGGCTGAACCAGGATTGGAAGAAAAATACAAACAGGACCGCCCAGATCAGGCAATATCGGTGCAAGTGGCTGTGGCAGGCTCGGCGTAAAATTAATCTGCAAATCCACCTGGGTGCTATCGTCTTTGGTACACACAAAAAGCGCGTTACCGGTCAGCAATGTCGTATTGGGCATTGGAATTTTTGACCTGAAAATCATCGGCAGCTGCAAATGGTCCTGCAAATTTTTCCCGACGCCTGGCAAATCATTTACTACCGGAATTTGCAATGCAGAAAGCTCGTTCGCAGGCCCGATCCCGGACAGTAAAAGCAACTTCGGTGAAGCCAGCGCCCCTGCCGAAATGATCACTTCCTTGGTTGCCAGCGCATGCCAGTTTTCATTTTCAGTAAAAAATTCTACACCGAATGCAGCCTGGTCCTGGATAAGTATCTTTAAAACCTGTGCATTGGTAATAATGGTCAAATTATCTCTTTTTCTGGCTGGGTCAAGAAACGCGGATGCGCCGCTGTCCCGGTTGCCATTTTCATCAATGTGAAATTGTAAAAGACCGGCGCCATTTTCCTGACGCTCACCATTGTAATCCCAGTTCGGGCCGTCATAACCCAGCTCAGTAGCGCCTACCAGAAAGTGTTCGGAACGCATTACTTCGTCGGGGCAATCGCGGATACTCAGCTCACCACCGTCATGATGGTATTCAGAGGCGCCGTTTTCAAAGCTTTCCGATTTTTTGAAATAGGGCAAAACATCCCTGTATCCCCATCCTTCGGCGCCCAACGCCTTCCATTCCTCGTAGTTGCCGGGATTGCCCCGCACATACATCATCGCATTGAGCGAGGTACTGCCCCCGAGCACCTTCCCCTGGTTGATCACGATCTGCCGACCACCCAGGCCATCCTGCCGGGTAGTTTCCAGTTGCCAGTCCAGCTCTGATCCCCAAAGACTTACAAATCCTCCGGGATCTTTGATGTTAGGCTCCTGATCTTCCTTGCCCGCTTCAATCAGCAAAACGCTGTTGGCAGGATCGGCACTTAAACGATTGGCCAAAACACTGCCCGAAGCACCTGCTCCCACAATGACGTAATCGTATATCTGATTATTCAGCATCTTATTGGCGGAGAGTTAATTAGTCAGCTAATGTGAACAATTTACCTTTACCCAGTCTGACCGGTGGTCGCCTTCCAGCACCAGATCAATCAGAAACGGCTTATCGTCGGCCAGCATTCTTTCGATAGCCGGCAAAATGTCTTCTTCTTTTTCCACGCGCACCGCATCCACACCCATTGATTGTGCCAGAAGGTCGAACCTGATGGCCGGGTATGATAGGTCAAAAGGAAGCGGGTGATCGTGCTTGGGAATCTCCCTTTCCTGCCAGTACTGGTCAATATTGAGCTGCAAAAGCTTATAGGAACCATTGTTGCAGACCACGAATTTCGCACCTGTCTGATGCCTTACTGCCGACCAAAGCGCCTGAATAGTGTACATGCTGCCACCATCTCCCGAAAATCCGATCACTGTTTTTTCAGGATGCGCCAGCTTAGCGCCTATCGCTCCGGGAAATCCTACGCCCAATGAGCCGCCCCTTGTGAAAAAGTACTGTCCCGCCAATCTCGGTGGAATGTACCTGCTCAACGCCGGCGAGTTGGTGAGCGCTTCGTCAAATATGATCGTTTCGTCCTGATTCAGTTTTTCGGCCAGTACACTCGTGAACTGTGCCATATGCAGCGGTGCATTGCCTTTTTGCTTGTCGTCCAGTTCTTTTTCGCTGGCCAACTTTTGCTTTTTGGTGTTACCGATCTGCTCTATACGTTCGTTCGCAACTGCTCTCTGTTCCGGTGTGATCAGCGATTCAAT
The genomic region above belongs to Dyadobacter pollutisoli and contains:
- a CDS encoding DJ-1/PfpI family protein — its product is MKLAGKKIGVLFEADYFENEIFYYKFRFPEEGAEIHFLSRLWGQDKLTFLGHEHRAPMDCWETFENMSDEELRSYDAIIVPSGMVSDRLRYTEDVEKIPPATEFLKRVFAEPGILKGIICHGLWLTAPATELVRGRRLVCHNNLIGDAKAYGAIYVNEDVVVDGDLITGRSGGHAHLFAKKIIETLSSD
- a CDS encoding nuclear transport factor 2 family protein; translation: MKNVPDTKLGKMYKEHIQHILDKNIEALLDQYTDDATLISSFSKSPVIYKGREQVNEHMQGILGIDGLETEIIFWAETENPETLMITEQITMTVGGEKSEMRFADSWVLENGRIAIHFAGMVQHPDGSLA
- a CDS encoding GMC family oxidoreductase is translated as MLNNQIYDYVIVGAGASGSVLANRLSADPANSVLLIEAGKEDQEPNIKDPGGFVSLWGSELDWQLETTRQDGLGGRQIVINQGKVLGGSTSLNAMMYVRGNPGNYEEWKALGAEGWGYRDVLPYFKKSESFENGASEYHHDGGELSIRDCPDEVMRSEHFLVGATELGYDGPNWDYNGERQENGAGLLQFHIDENGNRDSGASAFLDPARKRDNLTIITNAQVLKILIQDQAAFGVEFFTENENWHALATKEVIISAGALASPKLLLLSGIGPANELSALQIPVVNDLPGVGKNLQDHLQLPMIFRSKIPMPNTTLLTGNALFVCTKDDSTQVDLQINFTPSLPQPLAPILPDLGGPVCIFLPILVQPESRGEVSLRSKNPLDAPLVNPNYLNSEADIRVLSKAVELVRELANTPKFLELNGGEMVPGQGADISTFIRNQSTTIWHPAGTCRIGQDPDAVVDPRLRVHGIQKLRVADASVMPTVTSGNTVAACFMIGEKAADMILEDNRNN